The genomic stretch GGCCAACCGGGCTTGATATCCTTGGCGGGCGGCAGTCATCAATCTTCGTTGAGCGCCTATTGGTCAGAGCCTGACCTCGGCATTGTCGCCCATATCCGGTTTGCTGTTTGTGACCGCGGCGGCCGCCATTTTGATATAGCTGATGATGGTGCCGGGGCTGTCCCAATATTCAGCCGAAGACGGGGTAACCTTGAGAATGCGGATGGAGGGATCGTCGGGATTGTCCCACCATGCCTTTGCCGGCGTTGCCCACAATTCACGGATCTTCCCGCGATCGTTCTGCACCTCGGCCGTTCCCGACACGGAAACATATTTCTGCGCCTTGGTGTCGGCAAAGGCCAGGCAGACGTTTGGCCAGCGGGCGACCTCGTCGTCCTTGTGGCTGCCGAGATCGGTCAGAAAATAGACCGCGTTTTCAAGTTGCGCGCTATAGGCGGACATCGGCCGGGAGCGCAGGTCATCGCCGTTGCGGGTCGTCAACATGCAGAAGCCTATTCTGTCGATTAACTCCCATACCCGTGTCGCATCATCCTGCTCGGCCATCTTTCATCTCCATTTGTGCGAGAGACAGAGTAACCATCTGCTGGAGCCGATGTTCCCGCGGTTTACCCGGCCAATTCCCGGAAGGTGATCGAATAACGCAATCGATCGACAGGTGGGATGGAATGCTCCCAGAGCGTTCTCGAGGCGCCGGCCATGAGATAGACGGAGCCGGGTTCAAGCACGAGCGATCGCCGTTGCCATTTGTCGCCGTTCCGGCGCCTCAGCCTGAAGGTGCAGGACGAAAGCAGGGAGATGCCGACGACCCGCCCGAACACGGCTTTATCCTTGTGCCAGCCGATCGGCGCGCCGGGTGCGTATTCCGTCACGAGAGCTTGTTCGAGCGCCTCCGGCAGCATATCCGAGAAGCGTGCTGCGACCTCGCGAATGGGGAGCAGCAAAGACGGTATTACCTCTGCTTTTTTGATGCGCTGACTGTCGAAGTCGTATTTCCAGCCGAAGGAGACCGTCCTGCGTTTGCCTTCGAACCCGTGGAAGTCGAAGGCTTTGAACGGCAGGGCCGGTATCGCTTCGAGAAGAGAGCGCTGCAGATCGACGGGCACAATATCCTCGGAATATCGGAAACCCTCAGGAAAGCCGTCGTCGGACGCGCCAAAGAGGTCCTTTTGTGCCGTCATGGTCAACGCTCGTTCCTCAATGCACGCTGGGGGTTTCCATGACCATCGCGAAATCTTCTGCGACCAATTCGCTGACTGCTATGAGGATTTCCTCTCGCGAAAAGCCCGACGTCAGTGCCCGCTGAATCAGATCCTGCAAATCCGGCTCAACGACATCGCGGCAATCCTCGAGGCGTTCTTCCGAAACGGTGAGGCTGGTCAATTCGTCCATTGTCTATCCTTTCGAGAAATGTAATCGCTGAGACCGGGGCAGAATCCTAACGCGCCGCCGTGCGCCCGACCAGCAGCCCTTCGCGCTGCATCTTCTTGCGGGCAGCCTTTCGCTGCCGGCTGATCGCCTGCGCCTTTTCCCGGACGCGGCGTTCGGACGGTTTCTCATAGGCGCGCCGTTCCTTCATTTCGCGGAACAGCCCTTCGCGCTGCATTTTCTTCTTCAAGGCCCTAAGGGCCTGATCGACATTGTTGTCTCTGACGAGTACCTGCATGTCATGTCTCCTTGTTGGGGGTGGCGGTGGGAAATGCTACAGGTTTCCAGCAGTCTGGCGGCGCATGCTGTCCTCGCGCCGGCTGGCGGCCTGCCACGGCAATCGCAGCCGCTGTGTTTCGTCGTTCAAAAGAACCTCTGCCGACCGCCGCCGGAATCTTCGTATATTGCGGGATTGGCCATAGCGCGTCGGCTGGCGCACGCCGCGATCCTTTGCGGTCTTTGACAAATCGGCACTGCTGGAGTGTCCGACGGGATCGGGGGTCGGCTCTAAAATAGGTGCCGGTGTGGGGAATTGCAATGGTGTGCAGGCACCATAAGCAGTGCCAGAAAAGCGCCACGGTAACGTAGCCGCCGCAGAGGTTCTTTCAAGTTTACCGCGTGTAAATTGGATTCAAATTGCTTCAAATTTGATTAAAGCGGAGAGCGTATTAGTCGCTTTAGAAGTCACGACACACGTTATGGGTGAATGTTAACCTTACGTTAAATACCCCATTGACTTGTAGTATTAATAAGTTGTTAAAGGAGCGGCTCACTAAGGTCAAATTGACCCGATGAAAAACAATTTTAGGAGAAACTAATGGCGTCGCTGATTCACGCAACTGATGATAGTGCAACATTTCAAGAAACTGACGTTATTTCTGGAAATCTGCTTTCCAACGACTCGTCTGACAATGGCCATCTCTTCCTCCGGGCCTTTGACGGCGCCAGCGTTGGCGCTAAGAGCGGCATGAACCAGATCACCGAAATCCAGGGCGAGTACGGCACCTTCTTCGTCAAGCCCGACGGCAGCTATACCTATGTTCTGAGCGATGCAGCCAAGATCGGCTTCACGAACGGCGAGCTGCTCCAGGAGAAGGTATCGTACAAGATCTCCGACGGCAGCGGCCATACCGATGTCGGCCTGTTCACGCTCAACATCCAGGGCGTCACCCAGAAGCCGATTGCTGTCGACGACGTCTACAGCTTCACCGAGGGCAGCGCCATCGGCGGCAACGTTCTGGACAACGACATTCCCGGCGACAACGGCAAGATGTTCCTGCGCCAGTTCCTGAGCACGCAGGTGGACTCGAAGGCTGATGCCGTAACCGATGTTCAGGGCACCTACGGCACGTTCCACGTCAAGGCTGACGGCACGTTCACCTATGATCTGACGGCCGATCTGGATGCAGGCGTGACCTACACGGAAGTTCTGCGCTACTACAAGATCTCCGATGGCGAAGGCCATACGGACACTGCCAAGGTGACGCTGAACATCCTCGGCACGGACGCTCTTCCCGACGGCGTCGGCGTTTGATCCGCAGCAACAGATCAGTAAGACAAGACGCCCGCCGCGCAATCGGCGGGCGTTTTCGTATATCCGCCACTCTTGGCGAAAGGCCGGGGATATAACCCTTTTTAGCTAGTTCTTATAAAAGCTGGGCGGGCGTAGTCTCGATGTGCGGAGGACAAGCTCTTGACCGAACACATCGAACCTAAACAAATCGAGACCGACGATTTGACGAAAGTCTGGTCCGTAACCGAGTTCTGCGCTCGCCACCGGATAGATGCCGAGGAGCAAGCATTGTTGCTCAGACTCTTCGGGCCATTTGCGACAGCCTGCGAGTTGCTTCATAATGCCAGGCGCGCGCCACGCTTCCGATAAAAGCTCCGCACCGGTCGATGGCGTTTGCCGACTTTCTTGCCTCGGCGCGCTGAATTCGAGATTGCCATACCCTTGCTATCCCAGCGCGGCTGAGGAGGATCGCGTCCTCAGCCTTTCAGATAGCTGACGACGGCATCGGCGATCATTCCGCGATGGCGTTCGATGGTTTCGCCGTCCGAGAGATTGCGCCGGAAGATCGTGCCGAACGTATAGCGGTTCGAAACACGAAAGAAGCAGAAGGCGCTGATCATCAAGTGTACGTCGATCGGGTCGGCTTTGCGCCGAAAGACACCCTGGTCGAAGCCGCGCTCCAATATGCCGGCGATGGTTTCGATGACGGAGACGTTGAGATCGCGGATCGCTTCCGAACGGAGCATATGCGCGGCATGGTGGATGTTCTCGATGCTGACGAGACGGACGAAATCCGGATTGGCCTCGTCGTGATCGAAGGTCGTCGAGATCAGCGTCCGCAATGCCGCTTCCGGCTCGAGATTGGAGAGGTGCAGATCGGCTTCCAGCGAGCGGATCTTGCGATAGGACTGTTCGAGAACGGCGAGATAGAGGCCCTCCTTGCTGCCGAAATAGTAATAGATCATCCGCTTTGATGTCCGCGTCTTCTCCGCGATGGAGTCGACACGGGCACCCGCCAGCCCATGCGTGGAGAACTCTTTGGTTGCGACGAGCAGGATGTCCTCCCTCGTCTGCTGTGGATCGTTCTTTCGGCCGTTTTCGCCCCGCTCCGCCATGATCCTGCTTGCTGCGCCTTCTAAGTTACTGGTTTTTATACAGAATTACGACCATCAGCTTCGTTCGAAGCAGATACTTAACGTCTTCGTCTCAGTCAGTCTTATTCACGTTGATAGCATGTTTCAATAGATGGCGCTTGACATACGAACTAGTTAGTACATTTTGGAGAGGCGAACAGCGGAGGAGTTGGTCGCGACGGCAGTATCTTGGTCGTGACGCGCAATCGGGTGTCTACGACGGCCGAGGCCACGCTTGGGAGGAGCGAATGACCCGTATCATCGATTTCTATTTCTTAGCGCTGAAGGTAACGATCGCGCTCCTGCTGGCGGGTATGGTTGTGCTGGTTTTCGGCAATGTCGTCCTTCGATACGCCTTCAACCAGGGCATTACGACTTCGGAGGAGCTGTCGCGCATATTTTTCGTATGGCTGACGTTCCTCGGCGCCGTCGTCGCAATGCGCGAGCACGCGCATCTCGGGGTGGATTCGCTGATCACGCGGCTGCCGAAACCTGTCGCCAAATTCGCCGTGCTACTCGGTTACGGCATGATGCTCGCCGCCACATGGCTGATGATCAGCGGCAGCTGGACCCAGACGCTGATCAACCTTCACGTTTCCGCGCCGGCGACCGGTATCTCGATGGGCGTCTTCTACGGCGCCGGGCTTGCCTTCGGTGTGCCGGCGTTTTTCATCCTGCTCTGGGACGCTTTTGCCATCGCGACCGACCGCATCGACGTGACAACCGCTGCGCTCGTGCGCGACAGCGAGGAACAGGCGGCACTCGAAGATCCCGCGCAGACGGCTTTTCCCGTTTTGAAGCCGAAGCACTGAGGAGCGCGTCATGACCGTCACCATCTTCCTCGGCGCTCTTCTCGGCCCCATGGCGCTCGGCGTGCCGATTGCCTTTGCCCTCATCATCACCGGCGTGGCCCTGATGATGTATCTCGGCATGTTCGACGCGCAGATCGTTGCGCAGAACGTGCTGAACGGCGCCGACAGCTTTCCGCTGATGGCCGTGCCTTTCTTCCTTCTGGCCGGCGAGGTGATGAACACCGGCGGCCTTTCGCGCCGCATCGTCAATCTCGCCATGGCCATGGTCGGCCATATCAGAGGCGGCCTCGGCTTCGTCGCGATCTTTGCGGCCTGCGTGCTGTCGAGCCTTTCCGGGTCGGCCGTTGCCGATGCGGCGGCGCTGGGCGCCCTGCTCTTCCCGATGATGCTGAAATCGGGTCATGATCCGGCCCGCGCCGGCGGTCTGCTGGCCTCGGCTTCGATTATCGGTCCGATCATTCCGCCTTCGATCGGCTTCATCCTTTATGGCGTCATCGGCGGAGTCTCGATCACCAAACTGTTCCTGGCCGGCATTGTCCCTGGCCTGCTGATCGCGGCTGCCCTCTGCGTCACGTGGCTGATCGTGGCGCGCAAAGAGCAGTTCGCCCTGCCGCCGAAGCAAAGCGGTGCGGTGCGGATGAAGGCATTCGTCGAAAGCATCTGGGCGCTGATGCTTCCCGTCATCATCATCGTCGGCCTGAAATTCGGCGTGTTCACGCCGACCGAAGCCGGCGTCGTCGCGGCGGTCTATTCGCTTTTCGTGTCGATGGTCGTCTATCGCGAACTGCCGCCGTCGCGGCTGTTCGAGGTGTTCGTCGCCGCCGCGAAAATCACCTCGGTGGTGATGTTCCTGGTGGCATGCGCGGCCGTTTCCGCCTGGCTGATCACTGTCGCCGACGTGCCCGGCGAGCTTGCGGCCCTCGTCGAGCCGCTCATGGACAACCAGACGCTGCTGCTGCTTGCCATCATGGTGCTCATTGTCGTCGTCGGCACCGCCATGGACATGACGCCGACGATACTGGTCATGACGCCGGTGCTGATGCCCATCATCAAGCAGGCGGGGATCGATCCGGTCTATTTCGGCGTCTTGTTCATCATCAACAATTCGATCGGCCTGATAACCCCGCCGGTTGGCACGGTGCTCAACGTCATCTGCGGCGTTTCCAAGCTTTCGATGGAAGATCTGATGAAGGGCGTCATTCCCTTCATGATCGCCGAACTGATCGTTCTCTTTCTGCTCGTCCTTTTCCCCGTGCTGGTGACCGCTCCGGTCGCCTGGTTCGGGCACTGACTTCGCCGATGACGGCGATGAAATTTCAACGCGGCCGGAGGGAGATGCCGGCCTTATCCTGGGAGGAAAACATGCTGAATAGATTGACGAAACTGGCGCTGGGACTGGCCTTTCCCATTGCCCTCTTGGCAAGCGGGCCTGCGATGGCCGAAATCCGCGAACACAGCCTGAAATTCGCCGCCGCCAACAACAAGGGCCATCCCCAGGTCATGGGCATGGAGAAATTCGCCGAGCTGGTGAAGGAAAAGAGCGGCGGCAAGATCGAGGTCAAGCTGTTTCCGGGCGGCGTGCTCGGCGGCGACGTGCAGACGGTATCGGCGCTGCAGGGCGGCGTGATCGAGATGACGGTGCTCAACGCCGGCATTCTCGCAAGCAACGTCAAGCAGTTCGGCGCCGTCGACCTGCCCTTCCTCTTCAACGGCGGCGAAGAGGCCGACAAGGTGATGGACGGCGCCTTCGGCACCGGCCTGATGAAGCTTCTGCCCGACACCGGCCTCGTCGGTCTCGCTTATTGGGAACTCGGCTTCCGCAACCTCACCAACAACCGTCATCCCGTCACCAAGCTCGAGGATATCAAGGGCCTGAAGATCCGCACGATCCAGTCGCCGATCCCGATAGAGCTCTTTAACAGCCTGGGCGCCAACGCCGTGCCCCTGCCCTACACGGAGCTTTATACGGCGCTCGAAACCGGCACCGTCGACGGCCAGGAGAACCCGGCCGCCAACATCATCAACGCCAAATTCTTCGAAGTGCAGAAGTACATGACGATCACACGTCACCAGTACAATCCGCAGATCGTACTCATCAGCAAGAAGTTCTGGGACAGCCTGAACGACGAGGAAAAGGCGGTCTTCCAGTCCTCCGCGACCGAAGCCCGCGATTATCAGCGCAAGGTTTCAAGAGAGCTGGATGGCAAGGCGATCGAGGAAATCAAAAAAACCGGCATGGAAGTCGCCGAACTCAGCCCGGAAGAAACGCAGAAACTGCGCGACGCCGTGAAGCCGCTGATCGAGAAATTCACGGCGCAAATCGGTGCGGACACCGTCACGCAGCTCTTCAAGGAGCTCGACACGGTTCGCGGCAAGTAAGCCGATCAGGGCCCGCAGCACGCCTGCGGGCCCTTCCCCTCACGAGAAAAACGGGAATTGGCAGATGGCCGAGACACTCCTGAAACCGTTGAAGGCCGGGCTGATCGGCTCCGGCATCCAGGCCTCGCTGACGCCTGCCATGCATATGCGGGAAGGTGCTGCGCAGGGGCTTGACTACGACTATGAGCTGATCGATCTCATCAAGCTGAACGCCTCGCCGGCCGATCTTCCACGGCTGATCAAAGATGCCGAAGCGCGTGGACTTGCCGGCCTCAACATCACCCATCCCTGCAAGCAGCTCGTCATTGCCCTGCTCGACGAGTTGTCGCCTGAAGCCCGGGCGCTCGGTGCAGTCAACACCGTCGTCCTGAAGGACAACAGGCGCTTTGGGCACAATACCGACTGGTGGGGCTTCGCCGAAAGTTTCCGGCGCGGGCTGCCGCAAGCCGATCTTTCCTCGGCCGTGCAACTCGGAGCAGGCGGAGCGGGTGTCGCAACCGCCTATGCGATCCTGATGCTTGGCCTGAAGAGACTGACGGTCTTCGATCGCGAGCATGAGCGCGCCGCCGATCTGGCTGAAACGATGTCCGCACTCTTTCCCGGGGCATCGGTTACTGCAGGAACCGATCTTGAGGCCGCGATGAAAGAGGCAGCCGGGCTGATCCACGCGACGCCAACAGGTATGGCCAAATATCCCGGCACCCCGCTCCCGCCCGAATTCCTGGAAGCGCGGCATTGGGTCGCCGAAATCGTCTATTTTCCGCTGGAAACCGAGCTTCTGCGCCAGGCAGGGCAGCGCGGCTGCAGGACGCTCGACGGGGGCGGCATGGCGGTCTTCCAGGCCGTCGCCGCTTTTCGCCTGATCACTGGCAGGGAGCCAAATATCGGCCGCATGCTTGCGCATTTCAAGACGATGACGACTTAGCAGCAACCAAGCGAGGACCATCCGATGAAGACATCGATTGCGACTGTTTCGCTGAGCGGCGACCTCCGCGACAAGCTGGAGGCGATTGCCAAGGCCGGCTTCGACGGGGTGGAGATTTTCGAGAACGATTTCCTGATCTTCGACGAGAGTCCGAAGGAGGTCGGCCGCATGGTGCGCGATCTCGGCATGGAAATCACGCTCTTTCAGCCGTTCCGCGATTTCGAAGGCATGCCGGAGCCGCTGCGCAGCCGCACCTTCGACCGGGCGGAGCGTAAGTTCGATGTCATGCAGGAGATGGGCACCGACCTTGTGCTCGTCTGCTCGAACGTTTCGCCGGCTGCCCTCGGCGGTCTCGACCGGGCGGCGGCGGATTTTCGTGAACTTGGCGAGCGCGCCGCCAAACGCGGCCTGCGCGTCGGCTACGAGGCGCTTGCCTGGGGCCGCCACATCCACGATCACCGCGACGCCTGGGAAATCGTCCGGCGGGCCGATCATCCCAATATCGGCCTGATCCTCGACAGCTTTCATACGCTGTCGCGCAAGATCGACGTCAATTCGATCCGGTCGATCCCGAAGGAGAAGATCTTCATCATCCAGCTTGCCGATGCGCCGCTGATCGACATGGATCTGCTCTACTGGAGCCGGCACTTCCGCAACATGCCGGGTGAGGGCGATCTGCCGGTGCTCGACTTCATGAAGGCCGTGGCCGCCACCGGCTATGACGGTTTTCTCTCGCTCGAGATATTCAACGACCAGTTCCGCGGCGGTTCGCCGAGCGCGATCGCCGTCGACGGCCGCCGCTCGCTAATCTATCTCGGCGACCAGGTAAAGCGGCAGCAGCCGGAGAGCGCGCT from Rhizobium lentis encodes the following:
- a CDS encoding pyridoxamine 5'-phosphate oxidase family protein, whose amino-acid sequence is MAEQDDATRVWELIDRIGFCMLTTRNGDDLRSRPMSAYSAQLENAVYFLTDLGSHKDDEVARWPNVCLAFADTKAQKYVSVSGTAEVQNDRGKIRELWATPAKAWWDNPDDPSIRILKVTPSSAEYWDSPGTIISYIKMAAAAVTNSKPDMGDNAEVRL
- a CDS encoding alpha-ketoglutarate-dependent dioxygenase AlkB, which encodes MTAQKDLFGASDDGFPEGFRYSEDIVPVDLQRSLLEAIPALPFKAFDFHGFEGKRRTVSFGWKYDFDSQRIKKAEVIPSLLLPIREVAARFSDMLPEALEQALVTEYAPGAPIGWHKDKAVFGRVVGISLLSSCTFRLRRRNGDKWQRRSLVLEPGSVYLMAGASRTLWEHSIPPVDRLRYSITFRELAG
- the rpsU gene encoding 30S ribosomal protein S21; the encoded protein is MQVLVRDNNVDQALRALKKKMQREGLFREMKERRAYEKPSERRVREKAQAISRQRKAARKKMQREGLLVGRTAAR
- a CDS encoding Ig-like domain-containing protein; amino-acid sequence: MASLIHATDDSATFQETDVISGNLLSNDSSDNGHLFLRAFDGASVGAKSGMNQITEIQGEYGTFFVKPDGSYTYVLSDAAKIGFTNGELLQEKVSYKISDGSGHTDVGLFTLNIQGVTQKPIAVDDVYSFTEGSAIGGNVLDNDIPGDNGKMFLRQFLSTQVDSKADAVTDVQGTYGTFHVKADGTFTYDLTADLDAGVTYTEVLRYYKISDGEGHTDTAKVTLNILGTDALPDGVGV
- a CDS encoding TetR/AcrR family transcriptional regulator, whose protein sequence is MAERGENGRKNDPQQTREDILLVATKEFSTHGLAGARVDSIAEKTRTSKRMIYYYFGSKEGLYLAVLEQSYRKIRSLEADLHLSNLEPEAALRTLISTTFDHDEANPDFVRLVSIENIHHAAHMLRSEAIRDLNVSVIETIAGILERGFDQGVFRRKADPIDVHLMISAFCFFRVSNRYTFGTIFRRNLSDGETIERHRGMIADAVVSYLKG
- a CDS encoding TRAP transporter small permease, which codes for MTRIIDFYFLALKVTIALLLAGMVVLVFGNVVLRYAFNQGITTSEELSRIFFVWLTFLGAVVAMREHAHLGVDSLITRLPKPVAKFAVLLGYGMMLAATWLMISGSWTQTLINLHVSAPATGISMGVFYGAGLAFGVPAFFILLWDAFAIATDRIDVTTAALVRDSEEQAALEDPAQTAFPVLKPKH
- a CDS encoding TRAP transporter large permease subunit, giving the protein MTVTIFLGALLGPMALGVPIAFALIITGVALMMYLGMFDAQIVAQNVLNGADSFPLMAVPFFLLAGEVMNTGGLSRRIVNLAMAMVGHIRGGLGFVAIFAACVLSSLSGSAVADAAALGALLFPMMLKSGHDPARAGGLLASASIIGPIIPPSIGFILYGVIGGVSITKLFLAGIVPGLLIAAALCVTWLIVARKEQFALPPKQSGAVRMKAFVESIWALMLPVIIIVGLKFGVFTPTEAGVVAAVYSLFVSMVVYRELPPSRLFEVFVAAAKITSVVMFLVACAAVSAWLITVADVPGELAALVEPLMDNQTLLLLAIMVLIVVVGTAMDMTPTILVMTPVLMPIIKQAGIDPVYFGVLFIINNSIGLITPPVGTVLNVICGVSKLSMEDLMKGVIPFMIAELIVLFLLVLFPVLVTAPVAWFGH
- a CDS encoding TRAP transporter substrate-binding protein, whose protein sequence is MLNRLTKLALGLAFPIALLASGPAMAEIREHSLKFAAANNKGHPQVMGMEKFAELVKEKSGGKIEVKLFPGGVLGGDVQTVSALQGGVIEMTVLNAGILASNVKQFGAVDLPFLFNGGEEADKVMDGAFGTGLMKLLPDTGLVGLAYWELGFRNLTNNRHPVTKLEDIKGLKIRTIQSPIPIELFNSLGANAVPLPYTELYTALETGTVDGQENPAANIINAKFFEVQKYMTITRHQYNPQIVLISKKFWDSLNDEEKAVFQSSATEARDYQRKVSRELDGKAIEEIKKTGMEVAELSPEETQKLRDAVKPLIEKFTAQIGADTVTQLFKELDTVRGK
- a CDS encoding shikimate dehydrogenase codes for the protein MAETLLKPLKAGLIGSGIQASLTPAMHMREGAAQGLDYDYELIDLIKLNASPADLPRLIKDAEARGLAGLNITHPCKQLVIALLDELSPEARALGAVNTVVLKDNRRFGHNTDWWGFAESFRRGLPQADLSSAVQLGAGGAGVATAYAILMLGLKRLTVFDREHERAADLAETMSALFPGASVTAGTDLEAAMKEAAGLIHATPTGMAKYPGTPLPPEFLEARHWVAEIVYFPLETELLRQAGQRGCRTLDGGGMAVFQAVAAFRLITGREPNIGRMLAHFKTMTT